Proteins encoded in a region of the Rickettsia bellii RML369-C genome:
- a CDS encoding pyruvate, water dikinase regulatory protein produces the protein MTKLIIHLVSDSSVQTAKSAAHSALAQFTSLKPKLYHWPMIRNSELLKEVLSKIESKHGIVLYTIADQELRKTLTKFCYELKIPCISVISKIIKEMSVFSGIEIEKEQNYNYKFDKTYFDTLNAIDYAIRHDDGQLLNELQFADIILIGPSRTSKTPTSVFLAYNGLKTANIPYVYNCPFPDFIEKDIDQLVVGLVINPNRLIEIRETRLNLLQINENRNYTDFNIVQKECLEVKKICELRNWPVIDVSTKSIEETAALIMRIYYNKKNKYKK, from the coding sequence ATGACAAAGCTGATTATTCACCTAGTTTCAGACTCTTCTGTTCAAACTGCAAAGAGTGCAGCTCATTCTGCTCTTGCTCAATTTACTTCTTTGAAACCAAAATTATATCATTGGCCAATGATTAGAAATTCAGAATTATTAAAAGAAGTATTGAGTAAGATAGAATCAAAGCATGGTATTGTATTATACACAATTGCGGATCAAGAACTAAGGAAGACTCTGACAAAATTTTGTTATGAATTAAAAATTCCTTGTATTTCGGTAATAAGTAAAATTATTAAAGAAATGTCAGTTTTTTCAGGAATTGAGATAGAAAAAGAGCAAAATTATAATTATAAATTCGATAAAACTTATTTTGATACTCTTAATGCTATTGATTATGCTATAAGACATGATGATGGACAGCTGCTTAATGAGTTACAGTTTGCAGATATTATATTAATAGGTCCATCTAGAACTTCTAAGACCCCTACTTCCGTATTTTTAGCATATAATGGGCTAAAAACGGCAAATATTCCTTACGTTTATAATTGCCCGTTCCCTGATTTTATAGAAAAAGATATAGATCAATTAGTAGTAGGGCTTGTAATTAATCCAAATAGATTAATAGAAATAAGAGAAACTAGGCTGAATTTGCTACAAATTAATGAAAATAGAAATTATACAGATTTTAATATAGTACAAAAAGAATGTTTAGAAGTTAAGAAAATTTGTGAATTAAGAAATTGGCCAGTAATAGATGTATCGACAAAATCAATAGAAGAAACAGCTGCTTTAATAATGCGGATATATTATAATAAAAAAAATAAGTATAAAAAATAA
- the trxA gene encoding thioredoxin yields the protein MASNVTDKSFEEEVLKSDLPVLVDFWAEWCSPCRMLTPIIEEISKDLESKVKVLKMNIDENPEIPSKYGIRSIPTVMLFKNGEQKDTKVGLHQKNSLIEWINNNI from the coding sequence ATGGCAAGTAATGTAACAGATAAATCTTTTGAAGAGGAAGTACTAAAATCAGATTTACCTGTATTAGTAGATTTTTGGGCTGAGTGGTGCAGTCCATGCAGAATGTTAACACCAATAATAGAAGAAATAAGTAAAGATTTAGAAAGTAAAGTGAAAGTACTTAAAATGAATATTGATGAAAATCCAGAAATTCCTTCAAAATATGGCATTCGTAGTATCCCAACAGTAATGTTATTTAAAAATGGTGAACAGAAAGATACTAAAGTAGGATTGCATCAGAAAAATTCGCTTATAGAATGGATTAACAATAATATATAA
- a CDS encoding ABC transporter ATP-binding protein translates to MSFNHSKVFIEIKNAYVEGIDTHKRAQGLKHFFLNRGTSFSPNIPILKKINFSCYEGEKVAFVGSNGSGKSSLLKMIAGIYPPIKGTINVCGEIAPIIDMGVGFEQEQTGRDNIKMLMLYNNMLDKYNKETEQEIIDFSELGKKIDLPIKNYSSGMLARLAFSTSIFQNPQILLLDEVFATGDNYFVEKSLNLMKNKFRNTPISIIVTHQENIVKENCTRCILLRDGNIVGDGKPSEIFKIYTRRKRK, encoded by the coding sequence ATGTCTTTTAATCATTCTAAAGTATTTATAGAGATAAAAAACGCTTACGTTGAAGGTATAGATACCCACAAAAGAGCACAAGGATTAAAGCATTTCTTTCTTAACAGAGGGACTTCTTTTTCGCCAAATATACCTATATTAAAAAAAATTAACTTTTCTTGTTATGAAGGGGAAAAAGTAGCTTTTGTAGGTAGTAATGGTTCAGGAAAAAGTTCACTTTTAAAAATGATAGCAGGAATTTATCCGCCAATAAAAGGGACAATAAACGTTTGTGGCGAGATTGCACCAATAATAGATATGGGTGTTGGTTTTGAACAAGAACAAACAGGTCGCGATAACATCAAAATGTTGATGCTTTATAACAATATGTTAGACAAGTATAATAAAGAAACAGAACAGGAAATTATAGATTTTTCGGAATTAGGTAAAAAAATTGATTTGCCTATAAAAAATTATAGTTCAGGAATGCTAGCACGACTTGCCTTTTCTACATCAATATTTCAAAACCCTCAGATACTTTTACTTGATGAAGTTTTTGCTACAGGAGATAATTATTTTGTAGAAAAATCTTTAAATTTAATGAAAAATAAGTTTAGAAACACACCTATTTCAATAATAGTAACTCATCAAGAAAATATAGTAAAAGAAAATTGTACTAGATGTATTTTATTGAGAGATGGTAATATTGTTGGAGATGGTAAACCTTCAGAAATATTCAAAATTTATACGAGAAGAAAAAGAAAATGA
- a CDS encoding ABC transporter permease, which yields MIKYFLSKKYWESVILLVKASIIRQNKDSFLGSLWSLIQPFVNILVISYFFGFLLHQPREFLIMNLVGGMPLWTFIVSSLTISSNSLVTRDQVIKKVRISKTFFPVADSLAQLYNLFCSFLAMYCAFILLFPEKFTWQIIFMPILILPLIVCIISGSIVMAFLTPYIRDIPQILNVVLGVIYWSIPIIYPYSLIPESKRKFFELNPFFIIIRPAQSLVINGALPDLISIGKSVLVAFITVCISYLVYKRFSKRVIYYL from the coding sequence ATGATAAAGTATTTTTTGTCTAAAAAATATTGGGAATCAGTAATATTATTAGTCAAAGCATCTATAATAAGACAAAATAAAGATTCTTTTTTAGGTTCTTTATGGAGTCTAATTCAGCCATTTGTTAATATATTAGTAATTTCATATTTTTTTGGTTTTTTACTACATCAACCAAGAGAATTTTTGATAATGAATCTAGTTGGAGGAATGCCTTTATGGACTTTTATAGTAAGTAGTTTAACAATTTCTTCAAATTCTTTAGTGACACGCGACCAAGTAATAAAAAAAGTTAGAATTTCTAAGACTTTTTTCCCAGTTGCAGATAGCTTAGCACAGCTATATAACTTGTTTTGTTCATTTTTGGCAATGTATTGTGCTTTTATTTTGTTATTTCCAGAAAAGTTTACATGGCAAATAATATTTATGCCAATATTAATTTTACCGCTAATAGTTTGTATAATTAGTGGATCTATTGTGATGGCTTTTCTAACACCTTATATTCGTGATATTCCACAAATATTAAATGTTGTTTTAGGAGTCATTTATTGGAGCATACCGATAATTTATCCATATTCTTTAATTCCTGAGTCTAAAAGAAAATTCTTTGAGCTTAACCCGTTCTTTATAATTATAAGACCTGCACAATCATTGGTAATTAATGGGGCATTACCGGACTTAATATCAATAGGTAAATCTGTATTAGTAGCGTTTATCACTGTTTGTATAAGCTACTTAGTATATAAACGCTTTTCAAAAAGAGTTATTTATTACCTATGA
- a CDS encoding palindromic element RPE4 domain-containing protein, whose product MKLGFNLDFKKLDLTGLKKLDQIFLDYLFKANKSLYDSILLFRSNPYSILSQDYSEFLLNISPYLDDFLAELFCISNEITSLRLQHKDFDIIYECKRKFVQRYAIKKYSQEKIKDIDFEDIYLKLVDLIGKNFTSRDFAKQVIIWQQAEESFVKELDIAAQYAAYRVSSRGFIDGVIPWSRHGIQKKQIDSAIKLRNDILFDLPQKLDKENLIDDKKISKYQKNERLNFDYTDSFLNLDEALNHSHYCIYCHKQDKDSCSKGQNVIPTEAFSYSSNLSSRGLGTRSSNKKYNCKKLDFSRFILDLVPKPRDDTERIFRSIQQLQSSQGMKGCPLKQKISEMNYVKAQGFNLSALAIIVIDNPMVAATGHRICNDCSKACIYQKQDPVNIPLIESNILEETLKLPYGLEIYLLLTRWNPLNIYNPLPKESTNYNILVTGLGPGGFSLSYYLLRSGHNVTAIDGLKITPLPFDIHKPIKFWHEYKNKLSERVPKGFGGVAEYGITVRWDKNNLDILRLILERNSQFKYYDGVALDFNITKEQAFDLGFDHIAFCIGAGKPKILDIENFDVKGVKTASDFLMTLQSGGAFLENSNTNMLIRMPIAVIGGGLTSLDAATESLYYYKKQVKSFVKDYEFVVAKYGKDYTEEDKEIAEEFIAHAKLFEKAKNNEELKEVFKKLGGATIYYRGKLQDSPAYKLNHEELIYALALGVNFEENMQPLRINNDKYGHVESVEFRNQTYLMSSRGLTTGSSKSTNCNAVADFLDPVVKPRIDIIVKAKTVIMAIGIENNTEFDEDKYSYFGDCNPKYSGSVVKALANSKDGYEAINKKLANNNPNFKGDYKNFVKQLDDLLISKVHKINILGDKIFELVIHSPLAARNFKPGQFFRLQNYSNDITKLIEPIALSVADIDIESGLISFIIYDIGKSTSLCKLFSEDEKVVLMGPSGMPLEIPSNKRIVVIDTEPNNILIKALKDNNNEVMFFTYPEIKTQKLTSVDRVIINASPEIAEELQSLKIFGESAEIIVSVNSSMQCMMKGICGQCIQKVEDERKYIFACSCQNQKAEIVDFESLKTRLRQNSLQEKMKKL is encoded by the coding sequence ATGAAGCTTGGTTTTAATCTAGATTTTAAAAAATTAGATTTAACCGGTCTTAAAAAATTAGATCAAATATTTTTAGATTATCTCTTTAAAGCCAACAAATCGCTTTATGATAGTATATTATTATTTAGATCTAATCCTTATTCTATTCTCTCTCAAGATTATTCCGAATTTTTATTAAATATATCTCCTTACTTGGATGATTTTCTAGCAGAATTATTTTGTATTTCAAACGAAATTACAAGTTTGAGATTACAGCATAAAGATTTTGATATTATTTATGAGTGCAAAAGAAAATTTGTCCAGCGTTATGCCATCAAGAAATATTCACAAGAAAAAATAAAAGATATAGATTTTGAGGATATATACTTAAAATTAGTTGATTTAATAGGTAAAAATTTTACTTCTAGAGATTTCGCTAAACAAGTAATTATATGGCAACAAGCAGAAGAGAGTTTTGTAAAAGAATTAGATATAGCCGCACAATATGCTGCTTATAGGGTGTCATCTCGTGGCTTTATTGATGGTGTCATCCCGTGGTCCCGCCACGGGATCCAGAAAAAACAAATAGATTCCGCAATCAAGTTGCGGAATGACATCTTGTTTGACCTCCCACAAAAGCTAGACAAAGAAAACCTAATAGATGATAAAAAAATATCTAAATATCAAAAAAATGAAAGGTTAAATTTTGATTATACAGATTCCTTTTTAAATCTGGATGAAGCTTTAAACCACTCTCATTATTGTATTTATTGCCATAAGCAAGATAAAGATAGTTGTTCTAAGGGTCAAAATGTCATTCCTACAGAAGCTTTTTCATACAGCTCAAATCTGTCATCCCGTGGCTTGGGAACTAGATCCAGTAATAAAAAATACAACTGTAAAAAGCTCGATTTCTCTCGCTTTATACTGGATCTAGTTCCCAAGCCACGGGATGACACCGAACGCATTTTTCGATCCATACAACAACTCCAATCAAGCCAGGGGATGAAAGGTTGCCCCCTAAAACAAAAAATTTCCGAGATGAATTACGTTAAAGCTCAAGGCTTTAATTTAAGTGCTCTTGCGATTATTGTTATAGATAACCCAATGGTTGCGGCTACCGGTCATAGGATTTGTAATGATTGCTCAAAAGCCTGTATTTATCAAAAGCAAGATCCGGTAAATATACCGCTAATAGAGTCAAATATTTTAGAAGAAACGCTTAAGTTACCTTATGGTTTAGAGATATATCTACTTTTAACTCGTTGGAATCCGCTTAATATTTATAACCCGCTGCCAAAAGAATCTACTAACTATAATATTCTGGTTACAGGGCTTGGTCCGGGAGGTTTCAGTCTTAGTTATTATTTATTACGATCTGGTCATAACGTCACGGCTATTGATGGTTTGAAAATTACACCTTTGCCTTTTGATATTCATAAGCCAATAAAATTTTGGCATGAATATAAAAATAAATTATCTGAAAGAGTACCGAAAGGATTTGGTGGAGTAGCGGAATATGGTATTACTGTTCGCTGGGATAAAAACAACCTTGATATATTACGGCTAATACTCGAGAGAAATAGCCAGTTTAAATATTATGATGGGGTGGCTTTAGATTTTAACATAACGAAAGAGCAAGCCTTTGATTTAGGTTTTGATCATATAGCTTTCTGCATTGGAGCTGGTAAGCCAAAAATTTTGGATATAGAGAATTTTGATGTTAAAGGTGTTAAAACAGCTTCAGACTTTTTAATGACTTTGCAAAGCGGTGGAGCGTTTTTAGAAAACTCTAATACTAATATGCTTATTAGGATGCCGATTGCGGTAATTGGTGGCGGTCTTACCTCTCTAGATGCAGCAACGGAAAGCTTATATTATTATAAAAAGCAGGTAAAGAGTTTTGTTAAAGATTACGAGTTTGTTGTTGCCAAATACGGCAAAGATTATACTGAAGAAGATAAGGAAATAGCCGAGGAATTTATTGCTCATGCAAAATTATTTGAGAAAGCTAAGAATAATGAAGAGCTAAAAGAGGTTTTTAAGAAACTGGGCGGAGCTACTATTTATTATCGTGGGAAGCTGCAAGATTCGCCGGCATATAAATTAAATCATGAGGAGCTAATATATGCATTAGCATTAGGAGTTAATTTTGAAGAAAATATGCAGCCTTTGAGAATTAATAATGATAAATATGGGCATGTAGAGTCCGTGGAGTTCAGGAATCAAACCTATTTGATGTCATCCCGTGGCTTGACCACGGGATCCAGTAAATCAACAAACTGTAATGCTGTAGCAGACTTTCTGGATCCCGTGGTCAAGCCACGGATTGACATCATTGTTAAAGCCAAAACCGTGATCATGGCAATTGGTATAGAAAACAATACCGAATTTGATGAAGATAAATATAGCTACTTTGGAGACTGCAACCCTAAATATTCAGGTAGTGTAGTTAAGGCTCTTGCTAATAGTAAAGATGGCTATGAGGCTATTAATAAGAAGTTAGCAAATAATAACCCGAATTTTAAAGGTGATTATAAAAACTTTGTAAAACAGCTAGATGATTTGTTAATTAGCAAGGTTCACAAAATAAACATCTTAGGCGATAAAATTTTTGAGTTAGTAATTCACTCACCGCTTGCTGCTAGGAATTTTAAGCCAGGGCAGTTTTTCCGTTTACAAAATTATTCTAATGATATAACTAAATTAATAGAACCTATAGCCCTAAGCGTTGCGGATATTGATATAGAAAGCGGCTTGATTAGTTTTATAATATATGATATCGGCAAATCAACTAGTTTATGTAAATTATTTTCTGAAGATGAAAAAGTAGTTTTAATGGGACCAAGCGGGATGCCCTTAGAGATACCAAGTAATAAAAGAATAGTAGTTATTGACACTGAACCGAATAATATTTTAATTAAAGCTCTAAAAGATAACAATAACGAAGTTATGTTTTTTACCTATCCTGAAATAAAAACACAAAAGCTAACTTCAGTAGATAGAGTAATAATTAATGCATCACCTGAAATAGCAGAAGAGTTACAAAGCTTAAAAATATTCGGTGAAAGTGCAGAGATAATTGTTAGCGTTAATTCATCTATGCAATGCATGATGAAAGGAATTTGTGGGCAGTGTATACAAAAAGTTGAAGATGAAAGAAAATATATTTTTGCTTGTAGCTGCCAAAATCAAAAAGCAGAAATAGTTGATTTTGAAAGCTTAAAAACCCGCTTGCGTCAGAATTCTTTACAAGAGAAGATGAAGAAATTATAA
- a CDS encoding LexA family protein → MQIKEIFSCSVEKACELPLFDTKVQAGYPSPADGYMSNSLDLNSHLIKHPKSTFFVQVTGDSMIDAGIRENDLLIVDKSLPPTNNKIVIAVINNEFTVKRLKFINDEAYLMPENKDFPPTKIENGTYIWGVVTSVIQQF, encoded by the coding sequence ATGCAAATTAAAGAAATTTTTTCTTGTTCTGTAGAAAAAGCTTGTGAGTTACCGTTATTTGACACGAAAGTACAGGCAGGTTACCCGTCGCCTGCTGACGGATATATGAGTAATAGCCTTGATTTGAATAGCCATTTAATTAAGCATCCTAAATCAACTTTTTTTGTTCAAGTAACCGGTGATTCTATGATAGATGCCGGTATTAGAGAAAATGATTTATTGATAGTTGATAAATCTCTACCCCCTACCAATAATAAAATAGTAATTGCAGTTATTAATAATGAATTTACTGTAAAACGCTTAAAATTTATCAACGACGAAGCTTACTTAATGCCTGAAAATAAAGATTTCCCACCTACCAAAATTGAAAATGGTACGTATATCTGGGGAGTCGTCACAAGCGTAATCCAACAGTTTTAA
- a CDS encoding acyltransferase family protein, whose translation MQKLVLLHVQKRDELIDVLRGIAIILVLILHFHLSYTIESWNFNFLMHGNYGVTIFFVISGYLISTNALKRYGDLASIDIKHFYLLRCARILPPLFFALIIISLFYALDLKSFINLVYKDGVNNPSLGLTIFSVLTFWHNVMMDYYGYFNYAINIYWSLSVEEFFYLIFPLACVILRNRKLIIFILISIIAISPIYRYMNRNDEIIFMYSYLACSDAISIGILSALLKSNIKYFPQKNLIRVFGFSLIGFVYFILGIHGFEAIGFSLVSLGTGLIIISSYSQTFKSNVVSKLLSFLGKISYELYLFHIIILGLIRGIIVPKNLSGLPAIGLLSMFLFCSVLISYLISRFYSEPINRFFRRCLMAKYNY comes from the coding sequence ATGCAAAAATTGGTTCTATTACACGTTCAAAAACGAGATGAACTAATTGACGTACTACGTGGTATAGCAATTATTTTAGTTTTGATACTACATTTTCACCTTAGTTATACAATAGAGAGTTGGAATTTTAATTTCTTAATGCATGGAAATTATGGAGTTACAATATTCTTTGTAATATCTGGATATTTAATTAGTACAAATGCGTTAAAAAGATATGGTGATTTAGCCTCTATTGATATCAAGCATTTTTATTTGCTACGATGTGCAAGAATATTACCACCACTATTTTTTGCATTAATAATTATTAGTTTGTTTTATGCTTTAGATTTGAAATCATTTATAAATTTAGTATATAAAGATGGTGTAAATAATCCTTCATTAGGCTTAACAATATTTTCAGTGCTAACTTTTTGGCATAATGTTATGATGGATTATTATGGATATTTTAATTATGCAATAAATATCTACTGGTCTTTATCTGTAGAGGAGTTCTTTTATTTAATATTTCCTTTAGCTTGTGTAATACTTAGAAATAGGAAACTTATAATTTTTATACTAATCTCTATAATTGCTATATCCCCTATATATAGATACATGAATAGGAATGATGAAATAATTTTTATGTATAGTTATCTTGCCTGTTCTGATGCAATATCCATTGGTATATTATCAGCTCTACTAAAAAGCAATATAAAATATTTTCCTCAAAAGAATCTAATTAGGGTCTTTGGATTTTCGTTGATAGGATTTGTTTATTTTATACTAGGAATTCACGGCTTTGAAGCAATTGGCTTTTCTTTAGTATCTCTTGGCACAGGGCTAATTATTATTTCATCTTACAGCCAAACTTTTAAGTCAAATGTTGTTTCTAAGCTTCTTTCTTTTTTAGGTAAAATTAGTTATGAACTATACCTTTTTCATATCATCATACTTGGATTAATACGAGGCATTATTGTGCCAAAAAATCTTTCTGGATTACCTGCTATCGGATTGCTGAGCATGTTTTTATTCTGTTCTGTGCTAATTTCATATTTGATTTCAAGATTTTATTCTGAACCAATTAATAGATTTTTTAGACGATGTTTAATGGCAAAATATAACTACTAA
- a CDS encoding PDDEXK nuclease domain-containing protein yields the protein MSTNIVNSEYLEFLEQLKIRVSQSRYQAARSVNSELIRLYHYICSEILNRQERYGWGAKVIDNLSRDLHSAFPEMKGFGSRNLKYMKRFAEEYRDTEFVQQVAAQLPWFHIVVLLDKVKDNQHRIFYIKKTIENGWSRSTLIRQIELELHKRQGQAITNFQNKLTSSQSDLAHYTLKDPYIFDFLSVGKEAHEREVEKELTKHIEKFLLELGAGFAFVGRQYHLEIGEQDFYIDLLFYHLKLRCFVVIELKDKDFKPEYAGKMNFYLSVIDDLLKHPNDNLSIGLILCKSKNNVLAEYALRDMSKPIGLAEYKITENLPKEIKGELPTIEELEAELAKDF from the coding sequence ATGAGTACTAATATTGTTAATTCAGAATATTTAGAATTTTTAGAACAACTAAAAATTCGTGTATCTCAAAGTCGCTATCAAGCTGCAAGGTCAGTAAATAGTGAACTAATAAGACTCTATCATTATATATGCAGTGAAATTCTTAATAGACAAGAAAGGTATGGTTGGGGTGCTAAAGTAATAGATAATTTAAGCCGTGATCTACATTCTGCATTCCCTGAAATGAAAGGATTTGGTAGCAGAAACCTTAAATATATGAAGCGTTTTGCTGAAGAATATAGGGATACAGAATTTGTGCAGCAGGTTGCTGCACAATTACCTTGGTTTCATATAGTAGTTCTATTAGACAAAGTAAAAGACAATCAACATAGAATTTTTTACATAAAGAAAACAATTGAAAATGGTTGGTCACGTAGCACACTAATTAGACAAATCGAACTTGAATTACATAAAAGACAAGGGCAAGCAATAACAAACTTTCAAAATAAACTAACTTCTTCCCAATCTGATCTAGCACATTATACACTTAAAGATCCGTATATTTTTGATTTTTTAAGTGTAGGTAAAGAAGCACATGAAAGGGAAGTAGAAAAAGAATTAACTAAGCACATAGAGAAATTTTTACTTGAGCTTGGGGCAGGCTTTGCTTTTGTTGGCAGACAATATCACTTAGAAATAGGTGAACAAGATTTTTACATTGATTTATTATTTTATCATTTAAAGCTTCGTTGTTTTGTAGTAATTGAGCTTAAGGATAAAGATTTTAAGCCAGAATATGCCGGTAAAATGAACTTTTATTTATCAGTTATAGATGATCTTTTAAAACATCCGAATGACAACCTTTCTATCGGATTAATTCTATGCAAGTCTAAAAATAATGTATTAGCAGAGTATGCATTGCGTGATATGAGTAAACCAATCGGACTTGCTGAGTATAAAATAACTGAAAATTTACCTAAAGAGATAAAGGGAGAACTTCCAACTATTGAAGAATTAGAAGCAGAGCTTGCTAAAGATTTCTAA
- the pgsA gene encoding CDP-diacylglycerol--glycerol-3-phosphate 3-phosphatidyltransferase: MKIDENLPNYLTIARIAAIPVIILTFYINSPLARMLGALLFVLASITDFFDGYIARKYNLVTSFGKMLDPIADKLLVGCVIIMLLKKSDVDEIPCLLILAREFLVSGLREFLALVKVSVPVSTLAKTKTFLQMFALSILVLGSKGSNIIYLDLVGEIILWIAAFLTIITGYSYFKACKKYF, from the coding sequence ATGAAAATTGATGAAAATTTACCTAACTATTTGACCATTGCCCGAATAGCTGCAATTCCAGTTATTATACTAACATTTTATATTAATAGCCCTCTTGCCCGCATGCTTGGAGCGTTACTATTTGTACTAGCCAGCATTACGGATTTTTTTGATGGTTATATTGCAAGAAAATATAACTTGGTTACAAGTTTTGGTAAAATGCTCGACCCAATTGCGGATAAATTATTAGTCGGCTGTGTTATTATAATGTTATTGAAGAAAAGTGATGTAGATGAAATTCCTTGTTTATTGATATTGGCAAGAGAGTTTTTAGTTAGCGGTCTTCGAGAATTTTTAGCATTAGTTAAAGTTAGTGTTCCTGTCTCAACACTTGCAAAAACTAAAACCTTTTTACAGATGTTTGCTTTATCAATATTAGTATTAGGCTCAAAAGGTTCTAATATTATCTATCTTGATTTAGTTGGAGAAATAATTTTATGGATTGCAGCTTTTTTAACAATCATAACTGGTTATTCTTACTTTAAAGCATGTAAGAAATATTTTTAA
- the yidC gene encoding membrane protein insertase YidC yields the protein MNNNIVNLVAAIVLSLGIIFGWQYFIVKPQQQKQQQQIALQKAKDLKKKESAQLEATPVIVQEASQAPRIKIDSNALSGSISLKGLRFDDLILKKYKQDLSENSPEVVLFSPSDTKDAYFAEIGWVSNLSSVKLPNNETIWNSDSEILTPEKPVNLFWVNEDGVKFLVAITVDENYLFTIEQTIVNNSNQELPVQSYGLINRKYTAVEKAVNILHQGPIGCIDENLKEYSYDDIKDKKSEKFSASKVDWIGITDKYWLTSLIPDKSSNYSSNFNYAVKQEVERYQVDFISPVQIVKPGENFSIKGRLFAGAKKVDLLDKYEKQYDIKLFDRAIDFGWFYIITKPVFYAMNFFYKYVGNFGISILIVTVIIKLLMFTLANKSYRSMKRMKNLQPEINRIKNLYGDDKARLNQEIMALYKKEKVNPVAGCLPILVQIPVFFSIYKVLYVTIEMRQAPFYGWIKDLSAPDPTSIFNLFGLLHFSLPSFLMIGAWPILMAITMFLQQRMSPEPADPVQAQVMKFMPLVFLVMFSSFPAGLLIYWSWNNILSIIQQYYINKLDK from the coding sequence ATGAATAATAATATAGTTAATCTTGTAGCAGCCATTGTACTATCTTTAGGTATAATTTTTGGTTGGCAATATTTTATTGTAAAGCCGCAACAGCAAAAGCAACAACAACAAATAGCGTTGCAAAAAGCAAAGGATTTAAAGAAAAAAGAATCTGCACAATTAGAGGCTACACCTGTTATTGTTCAAGAAGCAAGTCAAGCACCACGTATTAAAATAGACTCAAATGCACTTTCTGGTTCTATTTCGTTAAAAGGACTTAGATTTGATGATTTAATTTTGAAAAAATATAAGCAAGATTTATCTGAAAATAGCCCTGAAGTGGTATTATTTTCACCATCTGATACTAAAGATGCGTATTTTGCAGAAATAGGTTGGGTGAGTAACTTATCTAGTGTAAAGCTACCTAATAACGAAACTATATGGAATAGTGATAGTGAAATATTAACTCCTGAAAAACCAGTTAATTTATTTTGGGTTAATGAGGATGGGGTTAAATTTTTAGTAGCTATTACAGTAGATGAAAATTATTTATTTACTATAGAACAAACCATCGTCAATAATAGCAATCAAGAACTTCCTGTGCAATCTTACGGCTTGATTAATCGTAAATATACTGCTGTAGAAAAAGCCGTAAATATACTACATCAAGGTCCTATTGGATGTATAGATGAAAACCTAAAAGAGTATTCATATGATGATATTAAGGACAAAAAAAGTGAGAAATTTTCCGCAAGTAAAGTTGATTGGATAGGAATTACTGATAAATATTGGCTTACTTCTTTAATTCCTGATAAATCAAGTAATTATAGTTCAAACTTTAATTATGCAGTTAAACAAGAAGTAGAGCGATATCAAGTAGATTTTATTTCACCTGTACAAATAGTAAAGCCAGGTGAGAATTTTTCTATTAAAGGAAGACTTTTTGCGGGAGCAAAGAAAGTAGATTTGCTAGACAAATACGAAAAGCAATATGACATTAAATTATTTGATAGAGCTATAGATTTCGGTTGGTTTTATATAATTACTAAGCCGGTTTTCTATGCGATGAACTTCTTTTATAAATATGTCGGTAATTTCGGTATTAGTATCTTAATAGTTACTGTTATTATTAAATTACTGATGTTTACTTTGGCTAATAAATCCTATCGTTCAATGAAAAGAATGAAGAATTTACAGCCTGAAATCAATAGGATAAAAAATCTATATGGTGATGATAAAGCTCGTCTAAATCAAGAAATTATGGCTTTATATAAAAAGGAAAAGGTCAATCCCGTAGCTGGTTGTCTGCCTATACTTGTTCAAATACCGGTATTTTTCTCTATCTATAAAGTGCTTTATGTTACTATTGAAATGCGTCAAGCACCATTTTACGGCTGGATTAAAGACTTATCCGCTCCTGATCCTACTAGTATCTTTAACTTATTTGGGTTGTTGCATTTTTCTCTACCTTCATTCTTAATGATTGGTGCATGGCCTATCTTAATGGCTATTACTATGTTCTTGCAACAAAGAATGAGTCCTGAGCCTGCTGATCCAGTACAAGCTCAAGTAATGAAATTTATGCCTTTAGTTTTCCTGGTAATGTTTAGTAGTTTTCCAGCAGGTCTTTTAATATATTGGTCTTGGAACAACATTTTATCCATAATCCAACAATATTATATTAATAAGCTAGATAAATAA